The DNA region atatatttttaggttatcataattttagaatttttattaatttttaaattaatattcatttttaaaagataaagtattatattaaaattcaaaagaaatagtataataataataataaaaaataatattaaaattataaaaatagaataaaaattattattattatcgttGTATTAGTATAAAGTAATCTTTATCAAGAATTGTGactattatttgttaaaaacttTAAACGTATATAAGATGATacatatcttttatatatatatatatattttcttaacatcatttatttcatatttaattaaaaaaattataaaaaaagaagaataaaaatagaagaaaaaaaagttacaaactTATATATAAGTCAAAGTCATGACCAACTAATTGAATTGAAAGAAACATGCACGGGaaagtatttaaatttattctccCTCGTTAGACATGGAAGATTAATCAACAGCTGCTTTTTCTTCACATCAGTCAATAttgaataatcaaacaaaaataatagcTGGACTCTTTCGTTGTGTTTCCGGGACCATGTGTAATGTTCAGTGCGTTGTATGCTTTCAGCTTTCTTTACTCAaacgaaaacaagaaaaaactaTATGAATTGAATTTTAATCAATCATTTCCCTCGTTTGgtgcatataaaaaattaagaacaagGATAAGACATCTTTTCTGTCGTTTAGTTACAGTATCACTATCGCTGTCCGTATATAACGAACGCAGCCATAACTTGCAAAtataagttaaatatttttcttttgatataaaaattagaattattATATCTAATTGCAATGGTATAAAGAACTTGACATCTAATAATAATACAACAcctattttcatataattttatactaattaaccttaactattattataataaaaataataatatatacaattaattttacgGGAGGAAGGGAGGGCCTCTAAATTTGTCTCTGGTTTAATAGTTATTTTGGTATTGGCATAGTCTTCTTCTGTGATTCTCATTGAAATCCTATCTCTCGGGCCTGTATCCTATCTGATTCACCCTGAGATTATAGAGTGAATATCAATAggatttccatttttattttttttttgcctgtTTCTGGACAGCATCTTAGCATAACAAGATGATATTTTGATATGAGATTTCACATCTCTTAAAGATATATCCTAAAGAGAGGAAAATAATTTCTTGTCACTGTAGTTGCTGATTAATCCTATGTTGGCAGGTATTACATGGTAAGTTACTCATGATGTTGAAATATTTTTGGGACAGAGTTATACTACCtgtttaatcaaataattttcttgCTTCTAATTCACCGTGTACCACTGCTAAAAGCGAAAAGATATATTACTCTCATAGCTCCCTTTTACCAACTTTCTTGATAGAAGCAATTGGTATGAAAATTGTGTTCcattatgaaattcttttacatTGACCTCTCatgattttattctttcaaattTCAGCTCCAAAATAAGTTGAAAATGAATTTCAGCAGAGGCAATTAGTTGTTAGCTTTCTCAATCTATGATTGTGAGTGTGCCTAAATGTGTCACTAACTGCTTTTTTTGCATATTATTCTTCTAATTCTAGAATCTAGATATTCGAAGACGGGATGAGCCTTCAAAAGAAGTAAGCAGTTTTTGTAGTTTTTCGTGTACAGTGACAACAGCAAGATTTAATCAATTGATTTTAAGACcttatgtaaattaattatcCAAACTTCTTACTACTACTAGACTAGACTGATCCTAATGAGTTAGTTTTTTGAGTTTTGCAAATGAGTACAGTTATTGGTTTATCTTTAGTGGGATTATTAAGCATGCACACAGAAGAAACACCCATCTTAGCCATAATTGACTaggaaaatataataatatatgctTTTAAACCGGTGATCGATTGCTTGGCTTTTTAGTGTCTTTTATGAAGTACACTTACACTTTCCGTCTCCTATTTCATGATGTCCTTTTCTAAATGATGAATTGTATAAAgtctgaaagataaaaatgcGGTATTGAAACAAACAAGCTGTGTTTAACGTATGTTGCATTGTTGCTCGTACTTCATAAACTTGTCCGCGTTTTTCGGAAAACGATATTTGTCATTACTCATAGTTGTTACGCTCATATTTATTGTCTCGCTTTTCCTTTGTGCGTGacaaatgtttaattttgaaaatggaGGGTAAAACATGGTGCACTTAACATCTCTCTTGAAAAATGTGCTCACATTtagtgagaaataaaaaaaaatatgatgttatataaaaaaatttataccatcattcaataataatttatcttatatgataaattttttatattgttatccaatgtaatttgatatatataataaatttgttaaattttaaataattagtttaaaataatttaaatgataatttataattaaatacataaGTATTTTTGTACTTctacaatatttatattaaaatggaTGGGCGAACTCAGAGATCGAAGAATAGAACTATAAAAAGATAATTCCTACTTCATCTGGCAATAGGAGTAAGGAGAGAGAGGAAGGAAAGAGTCTAAAAAAACGGCtctcattttatattaaaatggtGTAATATAATTGACTAATCATCTTATCTATTAGGTATGTAGTTAAAAATTCGATCACAAATCTATACCTGTAAAAGAAACATTTTATTAGTGAAAACTACTCCcttaaaatagattttagtAACTCGAGGTATacgggattaaaaaaaaatctgaaaaacctaaaacacaaatatttcaAAACCAGAAAATACTTCTCCTTTTATAATTCGAGAAAATagatttaagaatttaatttaaatacgttgataatgaaaaattattacatatgataaaaatatatatttaaaataatttctaattggTTTACCATTACTACCGTGAAGCACGGGTTTTGCTCCTTGAGGTGGCTACATTGGTGGGAGTGTGAAGTTGAGAGCATAGTGAGCAGTGACAGGTCCAGTCGGTGGCTCAGTGCAGGGGAGAATTATTCTAACCGTACAATATTCCAGATGGATATGTCCAAGTATGGCATCATCAATGCGCTAACACAACAATCATtgctttatttaattaattacttaattagttAATGTATTCAATTAGTAGATGATGCTAGCTCACATGCAATTTCACTAGACTACCAATTGCCCCATGGAGTTATACTTCAATATTAACAAGGAGTATTTTTTGAATTACATaagtgtttttaaattttggtaacatataaaaatatcctaaaattataaatataatatacataattttgtttaaattttgataagatATAAATTTAACGTTGAGTTTCTTGTTTAGCTCCTATTTAGTGATGAATTTCTTAGGATGTGCTTGGATAAAAGTTACGTTGACGTAATAAAATACTTGCTTCTTAATTTTGTGCATTGAAAAGTGTATTTCTTCTTTTGATTACAAACTTTTAATTGCAATCTAAACACACATTTAGGTTATGTTTAACCCAGCTTAATTATAGCTTTTTTTCCCCTTAAAAGGTGAAGTTTGGCCACAATTTGTAGAATAAGTACTCAAAATAATAAGTAGTTTATTtaccaagaaaaataaaacttaaggaGCTTCTATAAAAAGCTATCTTGAGGAACTTTTCCCTTAGCTTTTTGGAGGTTTTTCCCCGAGTCACTCTTCAAACCCTATAGACACACAAAAGTTGTTACGTAAATTGTTTGATAATTAACATGTTATATATTGGTCATCGTGATGTTGTTGCAACAATTGATTAACACATGCTCCTAACAAAGTAACGCCATCGATTTGTTTTCCTCAGCAGTAGCTTTCACTTTGACATTATTCTATTGCATCCAAAtagattgtttttatttttataagaaattattgACGATAGGTAGaagttttaaacattttatattcAGTACTTAATATTTAAACCTATTCTGtaaatagtatatataataaattgttttcaaatcatgattaaaatatttttattaattaaactaatttttaacattttttaaaaattgaaagttttaaatatgtattttaaaaaaatattatcctttaaaaataattttaaataaataaaattagttttctacaatattttttattttataagtataaattttcatcataataattagttttgaagaaaactaGAACTTTAAAAAGAATTTCCAAATAGATTTTAACTTTAAAGGAGttttaaagcaaaaaataaataaaaattaacaaataacttTTACTTATAGAATAGCATGCCCTTATCTTTGCATGTAACTAACAATCCCTTTATCTAAGAACTCTTGCATTTAATTTGGTAACCCGTTTCCAAAAGACTACGAACTGCCCCTTCAcgtacaaaaacaaaataatggcTGTTTGCTTTCGATAGAGGCAGCGTTAGGTGAAGTCACTTGGGTAATGAAGGCCAAGTAGGCTCAAGAGCGTGGCACCCTGTAACCACTCACAAATACGTCTAAAAGACACCTACATATAGCAATAGGATTGAGATTGGTTTTTATAAACTAGTCTTTTGTGCAACTTTGTCATATACATCCATTTATACAAAGTTCATTTACATTTGTATATATAATGTTGCTTTCACTTTCGCATCTCTCGTAAAATCTGGAATCATTTCAATAGAGAAAGAGAAGCTATTGAGAAAGCAAAAGATGTTAATGTTATTAATTCAGAACAGAGGTTGTTCCATTCAAATGCTGGTGATGCACTCACTAGTCTCTACAATAGTTGAGTCTTACTAAGCAAATCCCATACATAATTGCTTCCCCTCCACCTTgtgcataataataaaataaccgTCACAcgcttccttttcttttatgttcATGTTTGGTGcgtgtatatattattatatagtcTGAATTTCATATAAAAAGCACCACGTACAAGTAACTTCTTCCTCACTCTGCTTTTATCGTCGCAGAAGCAAATTACGCTCTTCATGTGACTGACACACGCTCCTGACCAGTGTCTTCGCCCTTAGCTTTGTCAAATTCCTCAATCTGCTCCATTTTTTAAAGGATTCACTATCACATGGACCAACCTGTAGATAGAAAGGACCCTTTAACACAATAATTCGCAAACGCTTCTGAGCTCATATATAGTGTCCAATAATGCAATGGAGCCTGTCCCATTATGCACTATTATATTCAAGGTATAGACAAAGACGTCAACATATTCAGCTCAATGGATCAGATTTACTTATTGTATCATTTTCCCGCCCTTTGCACTTACTGATATAAAGTTTATCTACTGACATAGTTTAGAATGTTAATTAAGCATGCAAAGCCTCTCAATCAATCATATTTATtccaattataatataatttacaatgtAGAAAGATGTCAATCAAGCAATGTGCACTGTTGCTATATGCGGATAGTTTACTTACTATGCATTAACGTTTTTAATTAGAAGAATCTAATATGATGCTCAAAACTTTAAAGAATTCCCGATTATGCCGTATTGCCTTGCGATTTCTTTTGTCTTTAGTCTTCAATTTGCGTCAcagttgtattaattattaccAAATATGCCTCGACTTTGTTCCTTTATATTTGACCTTTTACCATGCTTATAGTTCATTAATTTGGATGTTACACTTATCCACATGGATCTATAATTGTAGTATATTATAGTATATACATATTCTTTTCCTCCAGCTTGGCTAAGTCCCATCACATTCACATATAAAGTTTGTCACTTCCACTTCCCTTCCTGTGATCCTTTTGATACGTATGTATTTGATCATGAATCATGCTTCTCCTCTTTTGATACGTATGTATTTGTTTCTTCAATAGCTAAACACAGTCAATGAGACGCTTCTCAAACCATGTTTCTCCTTTTATGACACTAAATGGTTGGTATCTTGTGTCCTTAGTGGTTTATCACATGACAAGTTCCAATCGCACTGGGtctattttctattattattcaGGATAAAATTCATTGGGTTTTGTGCAGTTTGGTTTTCCCAATACATTTGACCTTAagcttctttgttttttttttttttccctctcctCCTTAACATAAGGTATTATAACGAACCAGCTGATTTGGATTTTGTGTCATTCAAGTCATTGGTTGAGACTTGAGCAAGGAAGGTTAGAGTTGTGAGAGCAGAGAGAGGTTTCTTTCAGTTAAGTTCAGATTTGCCTGTGTGACTGATAATAGTAAAAAGTTGAAATGGGGAATCTTAGTTGGATGTTGGACAAGTTCTGTATTTCTTCTTGTTCAAAAACCTGTTTCTGTGTAAATTCCATGGAATTTGAAGATGAGTTTGAGAGTAAGGCTTTGATTGCAAGTGACAGTGATCATAAACTAAGACTGAAGGATGTAGTTGATGGAAAGCAGACATTGGCTTTTCAATTGAAACCCAAGGTGAGGcttctcttttctttaattCTCTTTTGCATTTGAAGTGTCTTTGGCAACACCAGTCACAATCTTTTCTCATTCCAggggagaaaagaagaaaatatagttAGTTTGTGTTAGAGAGCTTGTATTGTATGGGTTATTCTGATACCTTCCTGTTGCTCAATGTGCAGATAGTGATATTGAGGGTGTCCATGCATTGCCATGGCTGTGCAAAAAGAGTTGAGAAACATATCTCAAAGCTGGAAGGTGAGAgcacattacattttttattttatttttttcatattaaaatatagattttatagctttcatataaaaataacctCCTCTTGGAGTAGGCTTGACTCATTTGCACTTTATTTCCTTCACTTCATCAGTTTCATTTTGTCACTTTTGAAATATTTCTTTATCTCATATTATTTGtcacattaaaatataaaagcaatattaattatcttttccAATCATATTCTCAAGAAACAAATGTATTGGCTAGTAGATGTACAATTGTAATTGTAAAGTATAgttaataaagatattttacttCGATAAATTATTTCATCACGAGAATTGGTATAATTAATCATTGGTTAAACTACTCACAATATAAttgtctctatttttatttaagttttagttTCTACATGgagtagttttttttaacagttttacactgtaaaaaattattttctcatgTCAGCGTCAATAACTAAAACCTATACGCATGTGTAGGAACTAGAAGTACTTACTTATAGTTTTCtcaaataagaactaaaattttaaaataagcaaaACTATCAAAAcgaaatgaataattaaatcttaattagTACTATTTATATTCATTAGAGAGAGTAACTTTCTTTCTTTCGTTGTTTGTGCTTGGTATGGTCAATGGTGtgtttgtttcaactttcaacaatTCCTCTGAACAAAATCTGATTGGTTATTATTGAAGGGTGTGATAGAAACAGAGGTTGTCCAACTGTCCATGAGAGAAGATAGATTATTAATACTGATGAATCATGATAAATGCTAGCCATCTGTGAAAAAAGTCAACTTTATCATTGTTTGCTCTCACACACTTATCAGTTTGTGGTATGCTAGTACCCCTATAACTGCTGCCTCTTTCTACTTTTCAACAGGAGTGAGCTCATACAAGGTAGATCTGGAAACCAAAATGGTAATGATTTGTGGCGACATTCTTCCTTTGGAAGTGTTGGAAAGTGTATCCAAGGTTAAAACTGCAGAGCTTTGGAATTCTCCATGCTAGTAATAAGGAAAATTTCTGCACAAAACACCATCAGCGTCACCAGATTCTACAAAAGtcatttttgttgttattattttattatactattaataGTTAATACCCCGTGTCATGTTCCAGCAAGTCTCTTGcaggaaacaaaaagaagaaaaaaaaaatacatttatgtcTCTCCCTCTCTTTAGTACATTTGGCTTTGACATTAATGGCTACAAAATTCACTATTGTCAAGTTGCACCCTGAAAATTTATAGTAATCTCTCTAttcttcattttattaatttctgttCAGGAGCTTTCTCTAGAGTCTAGACTCTAGTTCAAATCTTGCTTCCATATCACATTATGCAAATGGTAATTAGTGGCATGTACCAAAATTTTAATgccattaataataataataatgctaCAGAAAGTTAAAGAAAGAGCAGTGATCGAAGTTTGACTTAATTCACTGGCACAGTGCATGGTTAGCCGGTGATTTTGTAGTTTTAAGGCATGACACGATCTTGCTTACAGTCAATTACGGGGAAAGCAGATGATTGAAAGGAAGATCCATAATGCGCGGCTACTCTGCTAGTACTGTAGCTTTTAAGCACATTAGTAAACCATTTTATGTACCCCTGGtagcaaacaaaataattacattATGATCAGACTCAGATTTTTTataatgcattcatatcatacGGGACAGTAACTATTTGTGAACACCAAATATGAACACATTTTATGtgatattaaattattgaatacatatctaattataaatgatttaggcattagtactaaatattcaatataggagaaaaattacttatattttaaattattttaattataaatgatcgtgtaataaaatattaatttttaatttatataaaactttGCCAACTTAATTTACTTATATAAGcagtatcctttttttttttttttgtatggatAAGTAGTATCCCTTACACTGAGAATCAACATAATATTTTCCTTTGGGCGTCATTTCCCATGGAAAAGGAGAACACCCTATGACCCTATCCTGGCTAACACTGTAATCGAATTCGTGGTGGGCCTGAATAATGGATCTCTGATCTGGCCCAAAACTCGTGAACCCAAAAGCCGAAACAGAATGTGCTTTTTTACTATACATTAGAAGATATAAAATCAATCATTTATTGAATTACGTATCCACTACTGTCTCGTTAGTCTACgaatagaatatatatttttcctttttgaagaGAACGGATAGAATATAATActatttaataagataataaaggaaaaactcaaaaaataaaaagtccaaaatttattttggtttccATGATCGCTtttcttctaagttctaacactAAGtcctataaatataaataaaatagtatattttatatgtattaagtaaataaatttatattttttatcaataaaaaattattaatgtgattttttaaataaatattataaaagtcaattataatattattttagtaattaatatattatttctttatataGTGGCCATACaaacttatttacaaaattctTTTTGGGGAAAGGATAACGTACTAAGAACCTGCCAAAAGAATAATGAATTACACGTTGTGATATAGAGATTCTTTCCATATACGTTATAGAAAATATCTGTACATCATAATcaacaatacttttttttttttcaaatatttgtgaTAGAAAAATTAGAGGTGAGGGTATAAGTATAACGTTAACGTCACGGTGGTTGAGGTTCTACCGGTACAAGTTGGTCTTACAACAGGTTCAGCTTGAGACGTGTTGGTGCTTTCGATGGTGGTTATAGGagcattattttttcttgatgaTTAAATTTTGCATGCATTAGGGATGAATTtgcacttaaaaataaaataaacttaaataataatttggtccttataaaatattatattttttcttccttgtaaaaaattatattaatagtaGTACTCATTTGCAAATTTCTATGTTTgaatgaatatttaaaaaatatttttaagagttgttttttttttatgtttttcgaGAAACCATTATTatctcttttataaaaattattatgaaaaggaataaatacaaaagaattcttttttttacaggAATAATAAAACAATTCTTATGAAAGTATAAAGAATATTCACGAAAAATTGTCTAATGGTTCTGTGAATATATATTTAGACATATTAAATACAtttataaccttttttttaagtatGGTTTCCGAAATATACCATTcttaacaaacataataattatcataaataagaatgattttgcatatcAAACACTCCTTGAGACTTCCTACAAACTTCCCCAGTTCTCTAAAAATTAAGACTTAGGCTTGTGTTAAACTTCAACTAATTTTAGTACGCATTCCTAAAATATATGATGGcaataaatgatattaattaactttttttagtttaagtTTGTATTATGcatacatattaaaaatatttaatgaaagtaaaatattgctatatttaaattaaaatgttctTATTTAATACTCTTAAATTTTATGCTTAGTATTAAATAAGAGTATATTtgtgagaaaaaataataattagactttgaaatttaaaaagaacAATTGTTTAAAAATACAGAAGGCTAAAACTGCATACAAACGTTATCCCAACAACTTTTTTACAGTATCGTGatacatcattaaaaaaaaaaaaacgcacaAACCCCATATGCAACCCTATCGTGATCTATCTATTTTTCTTGGAGCATAATGATattgaaagtatttttttttttgctgaatgaaaaaaaatgagagaattaTTGTTTGATGGAAAATGTAGGAATGGAgttattcaataaggaaatAATATTATAGTTGAATTGGTGCGTGAAGGTTAGAGCAGAGGGCAAGGGGTGTACGTTAGAGAATTGTCAAATCACATCACACAATAACCAATAACGCTACTGAGACGGCTGATATGTGGCTGCGCCGCGCCCAAAGTGAATCCAAAGCACAAGAAAAAGGGACACTGAGTCATCAAAAATCAAAAAGTACTAAAGCTCACGTTTTGACATGCATATGCAAATATATTCATGATTCTGCCCATACCATCAAAATTTCCTAGCTAGCACTCGCATGATTCATTAGTCAAttcttatgtaaaaaaaaaacctttatatTACTGCATGCGTCAATATTGGTTTGGGTATTACTAACTAATTAACCAAAGCAAGATTCTCCCACAGTATGTAATATGCATGGTTAAACAGAAACACATAATTTAGTTTCTTTAAACCTATATCTGCATGTTCTTCCTTCGGAGAGGTAGTCTTGTAACTTGGAAGTGCATGTACCAACTCACCCTATCGTTAAGGATTATCTTTTCACAATATTTAAACCAGATTGAAAGTATTCCTATACACATTAGAATCTTCTCATTTCGAGTCAACTTGTAGTTTCACGTTATTATACATCTCAGCAAAAAAAAACGTTATTATCcacaattttatataattcGAGTTTCTTTTTTCCGTTAATCATGTTTTCgctaatatatttattgtgtttttcaaagctagaagaaaataaattcacgtatttttatcaataaaaaatcacatatttgtatcgatacattttttattgataaactttgacaatattgaataaaaaatatagtaattaaaaaatacgtttttatttttaaaattacaaataaaataaagaaaaaaatggggGCATAGGTGCATACCCCCTCAAATAATGGGGTCAGAACTATAAAGGTTTGGAATTCttcataattatattatgtttattGTGGGGTTGGTTGGGGGGTGGGGTTTTGAATAGTACACTGTATGCACAATATCTTGGACTATAATCTTGTTGtctttgtgaatatatatatatatatatatatatatattcattggaGCATATGTGAATTTAGATGTCCCCACCCCACCTCAACACAAAAACGTgaagacatttaattttatttaatttttatcagaaagacattataattttaaatatacatttGACACCAAGGCACATGATAATGGTCAGCTCATTGAACTGTTTCTCTAGGGTCAAGCCTCCCAACGACGCTTTTTGTTTACAAAATATTTGctgaaaacaaataataaaagcaaaaaataatattttttggataATGTTGCTCTCACTCGCAAAAAATAGAATTGTTAAAACACGTACCAATGGAAAGGGGAATCACTGCTTTATGTACTTTCTTGCAGGCAGAAAGCCAAACCTAGCCAATATTCGCAATCcaggttcatttttttttctaggttgttaaataaattttactggATAGTTTTAACTTTTACCCTTAATACACCTTTATGGAAcacctttattttgtttgttatttacTCATCATTAAGTTTGTTTTTCACAATAACATTATCGTGGAGTATCTATCTATCAAGTTGGTTGacataattttgtttgaaaatttaattaatcatgtgaatttttttaataatattttttatccacgaaatttaaaattaaactttatgtAACAAAATCGAGTCCCTCAAACTTAACTAATTGATTTTTTACCTTATTTaataaagaattttattatcatatatcaatatttaattataaatcatcgttaatataattttaaaaataattataataaaaatcaacaatcTCATCATATACATCTCATCATATACATATGATTAGTTATAATTGGATAATGATGTAAAAAAGTTTACACTAttaatgtataatatttttttctcttttataaattacaataaattcatttttagtgaaaataatacttattttatatttttatgaacaTCATTTTTATAGTTAtgttcttaaatatatatataattgattaatgTTTGATGTAcctttttgtataattttacataaatgGAAAAAGCTTTAATAATTGAGTAAATAATTctaatgaaatttaaataattgtataatttttctttatattcttCAACATTGAGTCAACgaaattaatcatttaatttaattttactgaAAAATTAATCGTTTAATAACAacgagtattttattttttgcaatacataaattaaatatttatttatataactaattaaaaattataatttagactCCCTTTGTTACTATATATAAAACTCAAATACCTAATTCATCAGAATTAATAAAAGTGATTAATATCATTGTCATTAATATTTGTCTCTCTgataatacattttattttttcttttaatgaggGTTATTTCTAGTCTAAAAATAATCAACACaatgaatattataaatttaattatacaaaagtcaacaaacaccatttaaaacttgaatcttataaataagaatagAAGGAGTAATAAATAACTCTCACACACATATATTAGAATTTAATGTTTATGCATTGAtggtgaaaaatatttgtacACGGTCATCCAAACACAGtattatttgaattacttttaagataattatttaaaaaattaacaaatttagtatgcataataaattatgattgaatgactgtataaattttttactatGAGTTTAAATGTTACCCATGGCTAGGCATGACAACGAAACTCGTATACATGTCCGTCCCGACTTTGACGGGAAATACCTGAGTTAATTGGATACGGGGTTTGGGTTCACGGattacttgatttttttaatcagacGAGGATGTAACTACCCATCCCGTACCCGTCCCCATACTTGTcttgatgataaaattattcaaattttattcattacttgttaatttaattttaaaatttttac from Glycine soja cultivar W05 chromosome 8, ASM419377v2, whole genome shotgun sequence includes:
- the LOC114424353 gene encoding protein SODIUM POTASSIUM ROOT DEFECTIVE 2-like; protein product: MGNLSWMLDKFCISSCSKTCFCVNSMEFEDEFESKALIASDSDHKLRLKDVVDGKQTLAFQLKPKIVILRVSMHCHGCAKRVEKHISKLEGVSSYKVDLETKMVMICGDILPLEVLESVSKVKTAELWNSPC